The Lineus longissimus chromosome 2, tnLinLong1.2, whole genome shotgun sequence genome window below encodes:
- the LOC135502900 gene encoding monocarboxylate transporter 9-like, whose product MSIPDTVTRDENQKRPSAPDGGWGWMVVLGCALVHVLITGLATSYGLIYQYLIERFGGSAALTASIHGVSSALRFGLGPVASTAVNRISTRKVVIIGSFVVSVGVILCAFPPNVEYMFLTWTVLVGGGGCFVIIPSIIHVGLHFNKRRAVANGISTAGAGVGQFVFPLVFVFLQENYGYFGAMLIMGGLSLNLVVAGVLYRPLENKEVAVEEKTVFLPNASDDSNTAQSVTCDKDLVDEGGESNLIEASQIDSQKTTSLLENTLSLHKNDEAQNFISQSDSENIYKSDSDLETTANCGNDLKTTELCSNEIDSDIEISKTCRSSSDVKNSPSDSKEQNFKISCSSSNEGDSHSNRCTKVCCSSKSKSGKKIVDFRLLKEPSFFFFSLCLAFCTMGYMLIRTFIPALVESRGHPKALSAQLLAYSGGADMCGRLSAGFFFDMKRIRPVRRYLYNALPFIISIIVGVFPSAQEPGEYICISILFGFFIGTYVAQRPSILADLVGNDRFSDALGLAMFFNGGGLLIGPSVGGALRDMTGYYDPAYYFGSCCLAVGGSIFLCQNIMFIRQQRRMMELPSVKDAVTEVSV is encoded by the exons ATGTCAATTCCAGATACCGTAACAAGAGATGAGAATCAGAAGAGGCCATCTGCTCCTGATGGAGGCTGGGGCTGGATGGTTGTCCTGGGTTGTGCTTTGGTCCATGTGCTAATTACTGGATTAGCCACCTCATATGGTCTGATTTATCAATACCTGATTGAGAGATTTGGAGGAAGTGCTGCACTTACCGCATCAATACATGGAGTCTCTAGTGCTCTCCGGTTTGGGCTAG GGCCTGTGGCAAGCACAGCAGTCAATCGCATCTCTACTCGTAAAGTTGTGATTATTGGTTCCTTTGTTGTCTCCGTTGGCGTCATCCTTTGTGCGTTTCCTCCAAATGTCGAGTACATGTTTTTGACATGGACCGTCCTTGTTG GTGGCGGAGGCTGTTTCGTTATCATTCCAAGTATCATCCATGTTGGTCTCCACTTCAACAAGAGGAGGGCAGTCGCCAACGGAATCTCGACAGCAGGTGCTGGAGTTGGACAATTTGTATTTCCTCTGGTCTTTGTATTTCTACAGGAAAACTACGGGTATTTTGGTGCAATGCTGATTATGGGAGGGCTCTCACTCAATCTGGTAGTGGCGGGAGTATTATATCGACCTTTGGAGAACAAGGAAGTGGCGGTTGAAGAAAAGACTGTTTTTTTGCCAAATGCTTCCGATGATTCAAATACTGCTCAATCTGTTACCTGTGATAAGGATCTAGTGGACGAAGGTGGTGAAAGTAATCTGATAGAGGCTTCTCAAATTGACAGCCAAAAAACTACAAGTCTTCTTGAAAATACTCTTAGTTTACATAAAAACGATGAAGCTCAGAATTTTATCAGTCAATCTGATTCTGAAAACATTTACAAAAGTGACAGTGATCTGGAGACAACAGCCAATTGTGGAAATGATCTCAAAACTACTGAGCTTTGCTCAAATGAAATAGACAGTGATATAGAAATTTCAAAGACATGTAGGTCTAGCAGTGATGTGAAAAATAGTCCTAGTGACAGCAAGGagcaaaattttaaaatcagTTGCAGTTCTTCTAATGAGGGTGATAGTCATTCTAACCGCTGCACCAAAGTGTGCTGCAGTTCAAAATCTAAGTCAGGAAAGAAAATTGTGGACTTCAGGCTCCTTAAAGAAccatctttctttttcttttcactcTGCCTAGCCTTTTGTACCATGGGTTATATGCTGATCAGGACGTTCATACCAGCCCTAGTTGAGTCGCGAGGTCACCCAAAAGCGTTATCTGCCCAGTTGTTGGCATACTCCGGAGGAGCAGACATGTGTGGCCGATTAAGTGCTGGATTCTTTTTTGATATGAAAAGAATCCGACCAGTTAGACGTTACTTATATAATGCTCTACCCTTCATTATTAGTATAATTGTGGGAGTATTCCCATCAGCTCAGGAACCCGGAGAATACATATGTATTTCTATCTTATTTGGATTCTTCATCGGAACATATGTTGCTCAAAGGCCGTCTATTCTTGCTGATCTTGTTGGAAATGACAGGTTTTCAGATGCTCTTGGACTGGCAATGTTCTTCAATGGAGGCggccttctgattggtccatCAGTTGGAG GTGCGCTACGTGATATGACAGGATACTACGACCCAGCCTACTACTTTGGTTCTTGTTGTCTTGCTGTGGGAGGCTCCATCTTTCTCTGTCAAAACATCATGTTCATTCGTCAGCAAAGGAGAATGATGGAACTGCCTTCAGTGAAGGATGCTGTTACAGAAGTTAGCGTATGA